From the genome of Ziziphus jujuba cultivar Dongzao chromosome 6, ASM3175591v1, one region includes:
- the LOC107430752 gene encoding tubulin beta-1 chain: MREILHIQGGQCGNQIGAKFWEVVCAEHGIDSTGRYHGDSELQLERINVYYNEASCGRFVPRAVLMDLEPGTMDSVRSGTYGQIFRPDNFVFGQSGAGNNWAKGHYTEGAELIDSVLDVVRKEAENCDCLQGFQVCHSLGGGTGSGMGTLLISKIREEYPDRMMLTFSVFPSPKVSDTVVEPYNATLSVHQLVENADECMVLDNEALYDICFRTLKLTTPSFGDLNHLISATMSGVTCCLRFPGQLNSDLRKLAVNLIPFPRLHFFMVGFAPLTSRGSQQYRALTVPELTQQMWDAKNMMCAADPRHGRYLTASAMFRGKMSTKEVDEQMINVQNKNSSYFVEWIPNNVKSTVCDIPPTGLKMASTFIGNSTSIQEMFRRVSEQFTAMFRRKAFLHWYTGEGMDEMEFTEAESNMNDLVSEYQQYQDATADEEDYYEDEEEEEVHDM, from the exons ATGCGTGAGATTCTTCACATTCAGGGTGGTCAATGCGGCAACCAGATCGGAGCCAAGTTCTGGGAGGTCGTTTGCGCCGAACATGGCATCGATTCCACCGGAAGGTACCATGGTGACTCTGAGCTTCAGCTTGAGAGGATCAATGTCTACTACAACGAAGCCAGTTGTGGTAGGTTTGTTCCCAGGGCTGTTCTCATGGATCTTGAACCTGGTACCATGGACAGCGTTAGATCTGGAACTTACGGTCAGATCTTCAGGCCTGATAATTTCGTTTTCGGTCAGTCCGGTGCCGGAAACAACTGGGCTAAAGGCCATTATACCGAAGGCGCGGAACTGATTGATTCTGTTCTTGATGTGGTCAGAAAGGAGGCTGAGAACTGTGATTGCCTGCAAG gttttCAGGTCTGCCATTCTTTAGGTGGAGGAACTGGTTCGGGAATGGGTACTCTTTTGATTTCCAAAATCAGAGAGGAATACCCAGATCGGATGATGCTCACTTTTTCCGTCTTCCCTTCCCCAAAGGTTTCTGACACTGTTGTGGAGCCCTACAACGCGACGTTGTCGGTTCACCAGCTTGTTGAAAATGCTGATGAGTGCATGGTTCTTGACAACGAAGCTCTCTATGACATTTGCTTCCGCACCCTCAAGCTCACCACCCCAAGCT TTGGTGACTTGAACCATTTGATTTCTGCAACAATGTCCGGAGTCACCTGCTGTTTGAGATTCCCGGGCCAATTGAACTCTGACCTTCGGAAACTTGCAGTCAATCTCATCCCCTTCCCTCGTCTCCACTTTTTCATGGTGGGTTTTGCTCCTCTCACCTCTAGGGGTTCTCAGCAGTACAGAGCCTTGACTGTCCCAGAGCTTACCCAGCAAATGTGGGATGCCAAAAACATGATGTGTGCGGCTGATCCACGCCATGGGCGTTACCTCACAGCTTCGGCTATGTTCAGGGGTAAGATGAGCACCAAGGAAGTTGACGAGCAGATGATCAATGTACAGAACAAGAATTCCTCCTACTTTGTGGAATGGATTCCCAACAACGTGAAGTCCACTGTCTGTGATATCCCACCCACAGGCTTGAAAATGGCGTCCACTTTCATTGGAAACTCAACTTCGATTCAGGAGATGTTCCGCAGGGTGAGCGAGCAGTTCACTGCCATGTTCAGGAGGAAGGCTTTCTTGCACTGGTATACCGGTGAAGGCATGGACGAGATGGAGTTCACTGAGGCAGAAAGCAACATGAATG